A single window of Microbacterium oryzae DNA harbors:
- a CDS encoding DNA-directed RNA polymerase subunit beta, with product MAAARNASTTTPKNGRGASRLSFAKISDTLTVPDLLALQTESFDWLVGNEAWKARVADAKATGRTDVPERSGLDEIFEEISPIEDLSETMQLSFTNPYLEPEKYTIEECKDRGKTYAAPLYVEAEFMNHQTGEIKTQTVFMGDFPLQTDKGTFIINGTERVVVSQLVRSPGVYFDKTPDKTSDKDIVSSRIIPSRGAWLEFEIDKRDQVGVRIDRKRKQSVTVFLKALGLSSDDILSEFAGIASIEETLAKDTILTQEEALRDIYRKLRPGEQVAAEAARSLLDNFYFNAKRYDLAKVGRYKLNQKLGLDKPLSDSVLTVEDIVATIKYLVRLHRGDETFEGVRKGGEIVDLRIETDDIDNFGNRRIRAVGELIQNQVRTGLSRMERVVRERMTTQDIEAITPQTLINVRPVVAAIKEFFGTSQLSQFMDQNNPLAGLTHKRRLSALGPGGLSRDRAGVEVRDVHPSHYGRMCPIETPEGPNIGLIGSLASFARINAFGFIETPYRRVTGGKVSNDIDYLTAAEETRFNVAQANAVLQNDGTFADERVLARQRGGSGEVDLISADEIDYMDVSPRQMVSVGTSLIPFLEHDDANRALMGANMQRQAVPLLVADSPLVGTGMEGYAAVDAGDSIIADKAGVVTDVTSDYVSVQLDEGGRRDYFLRKFDRSNQGNCYNQRAIVTAGERVEVGEVIADGPATQNGELALGKNLLVGFMSWEGHNFEDAIILSQNLVKDDTLTSIHIEEYEVDARDTKLGKEEITRDLPNVSPELLKDLDERGIIRIGAEVRPGDILVGKVTPKGETELSAEERLLRAIFNEKSREVRDTSLKVPHGEQGTIIAVKEFDAEEGDDELGSGVNRRVVVYIAQKRKITEGDKLAGRHGNKGVIAKILPVEDMPFLADGTPLDVVLNPMGIPGRMNFGQVLETHLGWIAKQGWKIEGEPEWALHIPEDAREVAPGTKVATPVFDGAYESEISGLLESTNPTRDGERLIGASGKAQLFDGRTGEPYPAPISVGYMYILKLHHLVDDKIHARSTGPYSMITQQPLGGKAQFGGQRFGEMEVWALEAYGAAYALQELLTVKSDDILGRVKVYEAIVKGENIPEPGIPESFKVLMKEMQSLCLNVEVLSSDGTAVNLRDTDDEAFRAAEELGINISSRFESASIDEI from the coding sequence TTGGCTGCTGCGCGCAACGCATCCACCACCACCCCGAAGAACGGACGCGGAGCATCCCGCCTCTCGTTCGCCAAGATCTCCGACACGCTCACGGTCCCCGACCTGCTGGCGCTGCAGACCGAGTCGTTCGACTGGCTCGTCGGCAACGAGGCATGGAAGGCCCGCGTCGCCGACGCGAAGGCCACCGGCCGCACCGACGTCCCCGAGCGAAGCGGTCTGGATGAGATCTTCGAGGAGATCTCTCCCATCGAGGACCTGAGCGAGACCATGCAGCTCTCGTTCACGAACCCCTACCTCGAGCCCGAGAAGTACACGATCGAGGAGTGCAAGGACCGCGGCAAGACCTACGCGGCCCCGCTCTACGTCGAGGCCGAGTTCATGAACCACCAGACCGGTGAGATCAAGACTCAGACCGTCTTCATGGGCGACTTCCCCCTGCAGACCGACAAGGGCACGTTCATCATCAACGGCACCGAGCGTGTCGTCGTGTCCCAGCTCGTCCGCTCGCCCGGCGTCTACTTCGACAAGACGCCCGACAAGACCTCCGACAAGGACATCGTCTCGTCGCGCATCATCCCCAGCCGCGGCGCCTGGCTCGAGTTCGAGATCGACAAGCGCGACCAGGTCGGCGTCCGCATCGACCGCAAGCGCAAGCAGTCGGTGACGGTGTTCCTGAAGGCTCTCGGCCTCTCGAGCGACGACATCCTCTCCGAGTTCGCCGGCATCGCCTCCATCGAGGAGACCCTCGCGAAGGACACGATCCTCACGCAGGAAGAGGCCCTCCGCGACATCTACCGCAAGCTCCGTCCGGGCGAGCAGGTCGCCGCCGAGGCCGCGCGCTCGCTGCTCGACAACTTCTACTTCAACGCCAAGCGCTACGACCTCGCCAAGGTCGGCCGCTACAAGCTGAACCAGAAGCTCGGCCTCGACAAGCCGCTGTCCGACTCGGTGCTGACCGTCGAGGACATCGTCGCGACCATCAAGTACCTCGTCCGCCTGCACCGCGGCGACGAGACGTTCGAGGGCGTCCGCAAGGGCGGCGAGATCGTCGACCTCCGCATCGAGACCGACGACATCGACAACTTCGGCAACCGTCGCATCCGCGCGGTGGGCGAGCTCATCCAGAACCAGGTCCGCACCGGGCTGTCGCGCATGGAGCGCGTCGTCCGCGAGCGCATGACCACGCAGGACATCGAGGCGATCACGCCGCAGACCCTGATCAACGTGCGCCCCGTCGTCGCCGCGATCAAGGAGTTCTTCGGAACCTCGCAGCTGTCGCAGTTCATGGACCAGAACAACCCGCTCGCGGGTCTGACCCACAAGCGCCGCCTCTCGGCGCTCGGCCCCGGCGGCCTCTCGCGCGACCGCGCGGGCGTCGAGGTCCGCGACGTGCACCCCTCGCACTACGGCCGCATGTGCCCCATCGAGACCCCGGAAGGCCCGAACATCGGCCTGATCGGCTCGCTGGCGTCGTTCGCGCGCATCAACGCGTTCGGCTTCATCGAGACGCCCTACCGCCGCGTCACCGGCGGCAAGGTCTCGAACGACATCGACTACCTCACGGCCGCCGAGGAGACGCGCTTCAACGTCGCCCAGGCGAACGCGGTGCTCCAGAACGACGGAACCTTCGCGGATGAGCGCGTCCTCGCGCGTCAGCGCGGCGGCTCCGGCGAGGTCGACCTGATCTCGGCCGACGAGATCGACTACATGGACGTCTCGCCCCGCCAGATGGTGTCGGTCGGCACGTCGCTCATCCCGTTCCTCGAGCACGACGACGCGAACCGCGCCCTCATGGGTGCGAACATGCAGCGTCAGGCCGTGCCGCTCCTCGTCGCCGACTCGCCGCTCGTCGGCACCGGCATGGAGGGCTACGCCGCGGTCGACGCCGGCGACTCGATCATCGCCGACAAGGCCGGTGTGGTCACCGACGTCACGAGCGACTACGTCTCCGTCCAGCTGGACGAGGGCGGCCGCCGCGACTACTTCCTGCGGAAGTTCGACCGCTCGAACCAGGGCAACTGCTACAACCAGCGTGCGATCGTCACCGCCGGTGAGCGCGTCGAGGTCGGCGAGGTCATCGCGGATGGCCCCGCCACGCAGAACGGCGAGCTCGCGCTGGGCAAGAACCTGCTCGTCGGGTTCATGTCGTGGGAGGGTCACAACTTCGAGGACGCGATCATCCTCAGCCAGAACCTCGTGAAGGACGACACCCTCACCTCGATCCACATCGAGGAGTACGAGGTCGACGCCCGCGACACGAAGCTCGGCAAGGAGGAGATCACCCGCGACCTCCCCAACGTGAGCCCCGAGCTCCTGAAGGACCTGGACGAGCGCGGCATCATCCGCATCGGCGCCGAGGTCCGCCCCGGCGACATCCTCGTCGGCAAGGTCACGCCCAAGGGCGAGACCGAGCTCTCGGCCGAGGAGCGCCTGCTCCGCGCGATCTTCAACGAGAAGAGCCGCGAGGTCCGCGACACGTCGCTGAAGGTTCCCCACGGCGAGCAGGGCACGATCATCGCCGTCAAGGAGTTCGACGCCGAGGAGGGCGACGACGAGCTCGGCTCGGGCGTCAACCGCCGCGTCGTCGTCTACATCGCCCAGAAGCGCAAGATCACCGAGGGCGACAAGCTCGCCGGTCGCCACGGCAACAAGGGCGTCATCGCGAAGATCCTCCCCGTCGAGGACATGCCGTTCCTCGCGGACGGCACGCCGCTCGACGTCGTGCTGAACCCGATGGGCATCCCCGGTCGAATGAACTTCGGCCAGGTTCTCGAGACGCACCTCGGCTGGATCGCCAAGCAGGGCTGGAAGATCGAGGGCGAGCCCGAGTGGGCTCTGCACATCCCGGAGGACGCCCGCGAGGTCGCTCCCGGCACCAAGGTCGCCACGCCGGTGTTCGACGGCGCGTACGAGTCGGAGATCTCGGGCCTGCTCGAGTCCACCAACCCGACGCGCGACGGCGAGCGCCTCATCGGCGCCTCGGGCAAGGCCCAGCTGTTCGACGGCCGCACCGGCGAGCCCTACCCGGCTCCGATCTCGGTCGGCTACATGTACATCCTGAAGCTGCACCACCTCGTCGACGACAAGATCCACGCACGTTCCACGGGTCCCTACTCGATGATCACCCAGCAGCCGCTCGGTGGTAAGGCGCAGTTCGGTGGACAGCGCTTCGGCGAGATGGAGGTGTGGGCGCTCGAGGCTTACGGTGCCGCCTACGCGCTCCAGGAGCTCCTCACCGTCAAGTCGGACGACATCCTCGGCCGCGTGAAGGTGTACGAGGCCATCGTCAAGGGCGAGAACATCCCCGAGCCCGGCATCCCCGAGTCCTTCAAGGTGCTCATGAAGGAGATGCAGTCGCTCTGCCTGAACGTCGAGGTCCTCTCGTCCGACGGCACGGCGGTCAACCTCCGCGACACCGACGACGAGGCCTTCCGCGCAGCGGAGGAGCTCGGCATCAACATCTCCAGCCGATTCGAGTCCGCCTCGATCGACGAGATCTGA
- a CDS encoding GIY-YIG nuclease family protein, translating to MNERCVFCGALEFERADGRRRCAVCGWFVGDAPDPDLPPPFVEVVYYLRYADRIKIGTSAHPRRRLAAIRHEELLAFERGGRALEQARHAEFADVREGGEWFTAVPALVAHAAALAGGADPWRTYTRWLAEARRPS from the coding sequence ATGAACGAGCGCTGCGTCTTCTGCGGCGCGCTCGAGTTCGAGCGAGCGGATGGCCGTCGCCGCTGCGCCGTGTGCGGCTGGTTCGTCGGCGATGCGCCGGATCCCGACCTGCCGCCGCCCTTCGTGGAGGTGGTCTACTACCTGCGCTATGCGGACCGGATCAAGATCGGGACATCCGCCCACCCTCGTCGCCGACTCGCGGCCATCCGCCATGAGGAGCTGCTCGCGTTCGAGCGCGGCGGCCGCGCGCTCGAGCAGGCCCGCCATGCGGAGTTCGCCGACGTGCGCGAGGGCGGCGAGTGGTTCACGGCCGTGCCGGCGCTGGTCGCGCACGCGGCTGCGCTCGCGGGCGGCGCCGACCCCTGGCGGACGTACACGCGCTGGCTCGCGGAGGCCCGCCGCCCGTCCTGA
- a CDS encoding spermidine synthase yields the protein MGRQRNHEREDPQARLSDGSIARIAPGEFGGGWEVVVDGTPQSHVDLDDPTHLHFEYVTRMGAVIDQLPAGPLTAIHLGAGGLTIPRYVEATRPGSRQQVVELEQALVDLVREHLPLPRGAAIRIRIGDAREGLGRLPDSMTGKVDLLVSDVYSGAQTPAHLTTVEFYREAAKLLAPGGVLLVNVADGAGLAFARRQVATIREVLPHVVVLAEVQVLKGRRFGNLVVAASAAPLPTEWLPRLMAAGPHPAKVAEGAEIDAFIRDALPATDGDATASPRPSAAMFER from the coding sequence ATGGGACGCCAGCGGAACCACGAGCGCGAGGACCCGCAGGCCCGCCTCTCGGACGGATCGATCGCGCGCATCGCGCCGGGCGAGTTCGGCGGCGGCTGGGAGGTCGTCGTCGACGGCACCCCGCAGTCCCACGTCGACCTCGACGACCCCACGCACCTGCACTTCGAGTACGTCACGCGGATGGGCGCCGTCATCGACCAGCTCCCGGCGGGGCCGCTCACGGCCATCCATCTCGGCGCCGGCGGCCTCACCATCCCCCGCTACGTCGAGGCCACGCGCCCCGGGTCGCGCCAGCAGGTCGTCGAACTCGAGCAGGCGCTCGTCGACCTCGTGCGCGAGCACCTCCCGCTCCCCCGCGGCGCGGCCATCCGCATCCGCATCGGCGACGCGCGCGAAGGGCTCGGGCGCCTCCCCGACTCGATGACGGGCAAGGTCGACCTCCTCGTCTCCGACGTCTACTCCGGGGCGCAGACGCCCGCGCACCTCACGACCGTCGAGTTCTACCGCGAGGCGGCGAAGCTCCTCGCGCCGGGCGGGGTGCTGCTCGTCAACGTGGCGGATGGCGCGGGTCTCGCCTTCGCGCGGCGTCAGGTCGCGACGATCCGGGAAGTGCTGCCGCACGTCGTCGTCCTCGCCGAGGTGCAGGTGCTGAAGGGGCGCCGGTTCGGCAACCTCGTCGTCGCCGCCTCGGCCGCGCCCCTGCCGACCGAGTGGCTGCCGCGCCTCATGGCCGCGGGCCCCCACCCCGCGAAGGTCGCCGAGGGCGCCGAGATCGATGCGTTCATCCGCGATGCCCTCCCCGCGACCGACGGCGATGCGACCGCTTCGCCCCGGCCATCCGCGGCCATGTTCGAGCGCTGA
- a CDS encoding SprT-like domain-containing protein, translating into MSDLQQVTQWAEALIAQHLDDGWTFAYDHAKRRAGQCDYSRKRISMSRYLTARYDDETNRQTLLHEVAHALAGRRAAHGAAWLRTARGLGYTGGRTHDGETAVELAPWVGTCPSGHVVYRHRRPSRPSSCVNCSRTFDARFLFTWQRREITPADRAAAMTPR; encoded by the coding sequence GTGTCGGATCTGCAGCAGGTGACCCAGTGGGCTGAGGCGCTCATCGCCCAGCACCTAGACGACGGGTGGACCTTCGCCTACGACCACGCCAAGCGTCGCGCCGGGCAGTGCGATTACTCGCGCAAGCGCATCTCGATGTCGCGGTACCTCACCGCGCGCTACGACGACGAGACGAATCGGCAGACGCTGCTGCATGAGGTCGCGCACGCGCTGGCGGGGCGTCGCGCAGCGCATGGCGCGGCCTGGCTGCGCACGGCGCGCGGGCTCGGGTACACCGGCGGCCGCACGCACGACGGCGAGACCGCCGTGGAGCTCGCGCCGTGGGTCGGGACGTGCCCGTCGGGGCACGTGGTGTATCGGCATCGGCGGCCGTCGCGTCCGTCGTCGTGCGTGAACTGCTCCCGGACGTTCGACGCGCGGTTCCTCTTCACGTGGCAGCGGCGCGAGATCACGCCCGCGGACCGTGCCGCCGCGATGACGCCCCGCTGA
- a CDS encoding 2-phosphosulfolactate phosphatase, whose product MASPLDQSFFQVRFDWGVDGLRRLADSDVVIVVDVIGFGFEALAAGERGESLALGDAADGGAAVARAAAAAEHGPVVYAGGFRNAAAVAQAVMAEQGRRGVRTSIAVIAAGEPDGPGLRFAVEDLLGAGAVIAALSDLGIDHSSPEAVATAESFRALRRAVKHLLTASGSGRQLDGHPRLAEVKAAAVIDDLDAVPVLQDGVFTAS is encoded by the coding sequence ATGGCCTCTCCGCTCGACCAGTCCTTCTTCCAGGTGCGCTTCGATTGGGGCGTCGACGGTCTCCGACGCCTCGCCGACAGCGACGTCGTCATCGTCGTCGATGTGATCGGCTTCGGCTTCGAGGCGCTCGCAGCAGGGGAGCGGGGCGAGTCCCTCGCGCTGGGTGACGCGGCGGATGGCGGTGCCGCGGTCGCGCGAGCGGCTGCCGCTGCCGAGCATGGTCCGGTCGTCTACGCCGGCGGGTTCCGGAATGCCGCGGCCGTCGCGCAGGCGGTCATGGCCGAGCAGGGGCGGCGCGGCGTGCGGACGAGCATCGCCGTCATCGCCGCGGGGGAGCCGGACGGCCCCGGGCTGCGCTTCGCCGTCGAGGATCTGCTCGGCGCGGGCGCCGTCATCGCCGCGCTGTCGGACCTCGGCATCGACCACTCCTCACCGGAGGCCGTCGCGACGGCGGAGTCGTTCCGCGCCCTGCGTCGTGCGGTGAAGCACCTCCTCACCGCGAGCGGATCCGGTCGTCAGCTCGACGGTCATCCGCGCCTCGCCGAGGTGAAGGCCGCTGCCGTGATCGACGACCTCGACGCGGTGCCGGTGCTGCAGGACGGGGTCTTCACCGCCTCCTGA
- a CDS encoding GNAT family N-acetyltransferase — protein MVEIRRATPADARGLAEVHIRTWRISYAGLLPEATLARLSVSARARRWAQLLHEGTEPTWAAFDGARAIGFTSSGPARDRDAPAGLELYSLYVDPDKHGTGVGVSLLEHSVENAAAYLWVLKGNARAIRFYEKNGFALDGVEKVQQAADGTPMNELRMSRPVQTPATATDGSARALGNAAG, from the coding sequence ATGGTGGAGATCCGGCGAGCGACCCCCGCCGATGCGCGAGGGCTCGCGGAGGTGCACATCCGCACATGGCGCATCTCGTACGCGGGGCTCCTGCCCGAGGCCACCCTCGCGCGGCTCTCGGTGTCGGCCCGCGCGCGGCGCTGGGCGCAGCTCCTGCACGAGGGCACCGAGCCCACGTGGGCGGCGTTCGACGGAGCGCGCGCCATCGGCTTCACCTCCTCCGGACCCGCCCGCGACCGCGACGCGCCCGCCGGGCTCGAGCTCTACTCGCTCTACGTCGACCCCGACAAGCACGGCACCGGCGTCGGCGTCAGCCTGCTCGAGCACTCGGTCGAGAACGCTGCGGCCTACCTGTGGGTCCTCAAGGGCAACGCCCGGGCCATCCGCTTCTACGAGAAGAACGGCTTCGCCCTCGACGGCGTCGAGAAGGTCCAGCAGGCGGCCGACGGCACGCCGATGAACGAGCTGCGCATGAGCCGCCCCGTGCAGACTCCGGCGACCGCGACGGATGGCTCCGCTCGCGCACTCGGGAACGCCGCCGGATAG
- a CDS encoding ABC transporter permease has translation MTALETAPSRPSASRPSARPAPRPSARLAFLRERGMGASVLVAALSAAFGVTLVSTTRYIAAVLQADPYLGDSATLAFVVSILSVLLTAVAMYVAAIVTANTFSTIVAGRVRQIALLRLIGASARSQRVEVARQGLVVGAIGAVIGLIVGLGLSYAGTAIGDELLGVSGHGYVVAQPVLLLPAAIVVLTTWAAAWIGARPVLDVTPLQALGGSVERGHGEVARRPARNILALVLFLVGAALLGLGVVAGVITPGAILPAFAGGLVSFTGLVLGATAFMPPVLRMVGRWFGRSATARLAAENALRHPERSSRMSIGVVMGVTLVTMFAVATETAKAVFTANAGGELNDDFAMILDTFAQIMVALVAVSAVIAAVGLVNLLTIGVVQRRRELGLLRALGLSSGQVRRMVLLEAAHITVASLVTGLVLGIAYGWAGAQSLLGSVPTEPGGSAGSFVLPAVPWVPVLLLALAMAVLTVVAAVTPTRLATSIAPVEALAAD, from the coding sequence ATGACCGCCCTCGAGACCGCGCCGTCCCGGCCATCCGCCAGCAGGCCATCCGCTCGACCCGCACCCCGGCCATCCGCTCGGCTCGCGTTTCTGCGTGAGCGCGGGATGGGCGCGAGCGTGCTCGTCGCCGCGCTGTCGGCCGCGTTCGGGGTGACGCTCGTGTCGACGACCAGGTACATCGCGGCGGTGCTGCAGGCGGATCCGTACCTCGGCGACTCCGCGACGCTCGCGTTCGTCGTGAGCATCCTCAGCGTGCTGCTCACCGCCGTCGCGATGTACGTCGCGGCGATCGTCACCGCCAACACGTTCTCGACGATCGTCGCCGGGCGCGTGCGCCAGATCGCGCTGCTGCGGCTGATCGGCGCGTCCGCCCGCTCGCAGCGGGTCGAGGTCGCACGGCAGGGGCTCGTGGTTGGCGCGATCGGCGCGGTCATCGGGCTGATCGTCGGGCTGGGGCTGTCATATGCCGGGACGGCTATCGGCGATGAGCTGCTGGGCGTGAGCGGGCATGGCTACGTCGTGGCGCAGCCCGTGCTGCTTCTGCCGGCGGCGATCGTCGTGCTCACGACGTGGGCCGCCGCGTGGATCGGCGCGCGCCCGGTGCTGGACGTGACGCCGCTGCAGGCGCTGGGCGGGTCCGTCGAGCGCGGGCACGGCGAGGTCGCACGGCGACCGGCGCGGAACATCCTCGCGCTCGTGCTGTTCCTCGTGGGCGCCGCGCTGCTGGGGCTCGGGGTGGTCGCCGGTGTCATCACGCCGGGCGCGATCCTGCCCGCGTTCGCCGGCGGCCTGGTCTCGTTCACGGGACTCGTGCTCGGTGCGACCGCGTTCATGCCGCCCGTTCTGCGGATGGTCGGGCGCTGGTTCGGACGCTCGGCGACCGCCCGCCTCGCGGCGGAGAACGCCCTGCGCCACCCGGAGCGCTCGAGCCGCATGTCGATCGGCGTGGTGATGGGCGTGACGCTCGTGACGATGTTCGCCGTCGCGACCGAGACGGCGAAGGCCGTGTTCACCGCGAACGCCGGCGGCGAGCTGAACGACGACTTCGCGATGATCCTCGACACCTTCGCGCAGATCATGGTGGCGCTCGTGGCGGTCTCGGCCGTGATCGCCGCCGTCGGGCTCGTGAACCTGCTCACGATCGGCGTGGTGCAGCGGCGCCGCGAGCTCGGGCTGCTGCGTGCGCTCGGACTGTCCAGCGGTCAGGTGCGGCGGATGGTGCTGCTCGAAGCCGCGCACATCACCGTGGCGTCGCTCGTCACCGGACTCGTGCTCGGCATCGCATACGGGTGGGCGGGCGCGCAGTCGCTCCTCGGATCCGTGCCGACCGAGCCGGGCGGGAGCGCGGGATCCTTCGTCCTCCCCGCCGTGCCGTGGGTGCCGGTGCTGCTCCTCGCCCTGGCGATGGCGGTGCTGACGGTCGTCGCGGCCGTCACCCCGACACGCCTCGCGACGAGCATCGCCCCGGTCGAGGCGCTCGCCGCGGACTGA
- a CDS encoding ABC transporter ATP-binding protein, translating to MDITTTDLGLAARVQQLTKQYGGGENTVRALDGVSVGIRRGQFTAIMGPSGSGKSTLMHIMAGLDAPTSGRVWIGDSEVTGMRDEQLTLLRRRRVGFVFQAFNLVPTLDVQANILLPFDLDGRTPTPAERSRIDGLIETLGLTARLRHRPHQLSGGQQQRVAIARALATAPDLLFADEPTGNLDSRTGREVLALLAAASREHGQSIAMVTHDPFAASYADRVLFLGDGRLVADKPRQTPEQISAHMLTAEGADGRGAARADGAGRVDPARGPVDTGTHPAGRGLVEEVGR from the coding sequence ATGGACATCACGACCACCGATCTGGGCCTCGCCGCCCGCGTGCAGCAGCTCACCAAGCAGTACGGGGGCGGGGAGAACACCGTCCGCGCGCTCGACGGCGTGAGCGTCGGCATCCGGCGCGGGCAGTTCACCGCGATCATGGGCCCGTCGGGCTCGGGCAAGTCGACGCTCATGCACATCATGGCCGGGCTCGACGCGCCCACGAGCGGACGCGTCTGGATCGGCGACAGCGAGGTCACCGGCATGCGCGACGAGCAGCTCACCCTGCTGCGCCGCCGGCGCGTGGGCTTCGTGTTCCAGGCGTTCAACCTCGTGCCGACCCTCGACGTGCAGGCGAACATCCTGCTGCCCTTCGACCTGGATGGCCGCACGCCGACGCCCGCGGAGCGCTCGCGCATCGACGGCCTCATCGAGACCCTCGGGCTCACCGCGCGCCTGCGGCACCGGCCCCACCAGCTGAGCGGCGGGCAGCAGCAGCGCGTCGCCATCGCCCGCGCGCTCGCCACCGCGCCCGACCTCCTCTTCGCCGACGAGCCGACCGGCAACCTCGACTCGCGCACCGGACGCGAGGTGCTCGCCCTCCTCGCGGCGGCCAGCCGCGAGCACGGCCAGAGCATCGCCATGGTCACGCACGACCCGTTCGCCGCGAGCTACGCCGACCGCGTGCTCTTCCTCGGCGACGGGCGCCTCGTCGCCGACAAGCCGCGCCAGACGCCCGAGCAGATCTCCGCGCACATGCTGACGGCCGAGGGGGCGGATGGCCGTGGTGCCGCGCGCGCGGATGGCGCGGGTCGGGTCGATCCCGCCCGCGGTCCGGTCGACACCGGCACCCACCCCGCCGGCCGCGGCCTCGTCGAGGAGGTCGGGCGATGA
- a CDS encoding LppP/LprE family lipoprotein, with translation MPERSKVLRGVVALAAVLSVVTGCAAETRPEASASSAPPSAAPSATPTAVPTPTTDPAAPATEPPAPDPSTAPVAPDPSTPETAPSAPSTPPPPSDPGACGTLTRDEAAAVAAQRLPPPLGDDYFTWDTTATAADPGYDPCAALSWIVFPLAGGTGSSPNAIALFHEGEYVGPATEEQYGFRPAVERLSDDSIRVTYPYLLDGDANADPQGQAVARFTWDAETQSVQMDGNPPPSGGGVTAAMNEVTETSGAPEIILAM, from the coding sequence ATGCCCGAACGCTCGAAGGTCCTCCGAGGGGTCGTGGCGCTCGCCGCGGTGCTCTCGGTCGTCACCGGCTGTGCCGCGGAGACGCGACCCGAGGCGAGTGCGAGCAGCGCGCCCCCGTCCGCCGCCCCGAGCGCGACGCCGACGGCGGTCCCGACTCCGACCACCGACCCGGCCGCGCCCGCCACCGAGCCGCCCGCGCCGGACCCGTCCACCGCCCCGGTCGCGCCCGACCCGTCCACCCCCGAGACCGCGCCGTCCGCTCCCTCCACCCCGCCCCCGCCATCCGACCCCGGCGCCTGCGGCACGCTGACCCGTGACGAGGCCGCCGCGGTCGCCGCGCAGCGCCTGCCCCCGCCGCTCGGCGACGACTACTTCACGTGGGACACGACCGCCACGGCCGCCGACCCCGGCTACGACCCGTGTGCGGCGCTGTCGTGGATCGTCTTCCCGCTCGCGGGCGGCACCGGCTCGTCGCCGAACGCCATCGCCCTGTTCCACGAGGGCGAGTACGTCGGCCCGGCCACCGAGGAGCAGTACGGCTTCCGGCCGGCGGTGGAGCGGCTCTCCGACGACAGCATCCGCGTGACGTACCCGTACCTGCTCGACGGCGACGCCAACGCGGACCCGCAGGGGCAGGCGGTTGCGCGGTTCACGTGGGATGCCGAGACGCAGTCCGTGCAGATGGACGGCAACCCGCCGCCATCCGGAGGCGGCGTCACGGCGGCGATGAACGAGGTGACCGAGACGAGCGGGGCGCCCGAGATCATCCTTGCGATGTAG
- a CDS encoding response regulator, with translation MIRVVLVDDQALFRAGIRMVVASQPDLEVVGEAGDGQEAIAVVRATRPDVVLMDIRMPVMDGLAATSRILTEPNPPKVVMLTTFDLDEAAARAIREGASGFLLKDADPEFLLAAIRTVHAGSSVIAASATRELFAHFAEAPQPAPPAFADLTEREKEIFALAARGLSNAEIAQREFLSEATVKTHISRILSKLALRDRVQLVVFAFEHGLA, from the coding sequence ATGATCAGGGTCGTGCTCGTGGATGATCAGGCGCTGTTCCGCGCGGGCATCCGGATGGTCGTGGCCTCGCAGCCCGACCTCGAGGTCGTGGGCGAGGCGGGCGACGGGCAGGAGGCCATCGCCGTCGTGCGCGCGACGCGTCCGGACGTCGTGCTCATGGACATCCGCATGCCGGTCATGGATGGCCTCGCCGCGACCTCGCGCATCCTCACGGAGCCGAATCCGCCGAAGGTGGTCATGCTCACCACCTTCGACCTCGACGAGGCCGCAGCGCGGGCCATCCGGGAGGGGGCGAGCGGATTCCTGCTGAAGGACGCCGATCCGGAGTTCCTGCTCGCGGCCATCCGCACCGTGCACGCGGGGTCGTCGGTGATCGCGGCGTCGGCCACACGCGAGCTCTTCGCGCACTTCGCCGAGGCGCCGCAGCCCGCGCCCCCCGCCTTCGCCGACCTCACCGAGCGCGAGAAGGAGATCTTCGCGCTCGCCGCTCGGGGGCTCAGCAATGCCGAGATCGCGCAGCGCGAGTTTCTCAGCGAGGCGACCGTGAAGACGCACATCAGCCGCATCCTGTCGAAGCTCGCGCTGCGCGACCGCGTGCAGCTCGTCGTCTTCGCGTTCGAGCACGGGCTGGCCTGA